In Streptomyces sclerotialus, one genomic interval encodes:
- a CDS encoding PaaI family thioesterase — protein sequence MGEQTTTTFPQEVLDQWAGQGLDLPSLFSAGHLGTRMSVQVVEASPERVVGTMPVEGNTQPYGLLHGGASAVLAETLGSVGAMLHGGPGKLAVGVDLNCTHHRGVRTGLVTGVATPVHRGRSTATYEIAITDEQGKRVCSARLTCLLRAAEAPGQPS from the coding sequence ATGGGCGAGCAGACCACGACCACGTTCCCCCAGGAAGTCCTCGACCAGTGGGCCGGCCAGGGGCTGGACCTGCCTTCCCTGTTCTCCGCCGGCCACCTCGGCACGCGGATGAGCGTGCAGGTCGTGGAGGCCTCCCCGGAGCGGGTCGTCGGCACCATGCCCGTCGAAGGCAACACCCAGCCCTACGGCCTGCTGCACGGCGGCGCCTCCGCCGTGCTCGCCGAGACCCTCGGCTCGGTCGGCGCCATGCTCCACGGCGGCCCCGGCAAGCTCGCCGTCGGCGTGGACCTGAACTGCACCCACCACCGTGGCGTGCGCACCGGCCTGGTCACCGGCGTGGCCACGCCCGTGCACCGCGGCCGCTCCACCGCCACGTACGAGATCGCCATCACCGACGAGCAGGGCAAGCGCGTCTGCAGCGCCCGCCTGACCTGCCTGCTGCGCGCCGCCGAGGCCCCGGGGCAGCCCTCCTGA
- a CDS encoding branched-chain amino acid ABC transporter substrate-binding protein: MLILTTTVAAGALTLSACGSRGEDKSGDGSKATVVIGLDAPLTGELSALGQGIKNSADLAVKIANKQNEVEGVTFELRPLDDKALPNAGQQNATKLAGDKEVLGIVGPLNSGVAQSMQQVAQSNGVTLISPANTTPDLSQGKNWKKNERKRQFSTYFRTATTDEVQGAFDGQYAFEKMKVKTAYVIDDQKTYGVGLASSFKDQFTKLGGKIVGTEHVSPDDRDFKAVVAKAKSADPDLVFYGGEYPASGPLSQQLKDGGVNVPLMGGDGMYSADYIELNKKAQGDYASSVGKPVEQLESAKKFIADYKAAGYKDAYEAYGGSTYDATWALIQAVKQVVADNNGKLPEDARKKVVDAMNKVSFDGVTGKVAFDKYGDTTNTMITAYQVDDKQWKARFSAEFKKFDKS, encoded by the coding sequence TTGCTGATACTCACCACCACGGTAGCCGCCGGCGCCCTCACGCTCTCCGCGTGCGGCTCCCGCGGTGAAGACAAGAGCGGCGACGGCTCCAAGGCCACCGTCGTCATCGGCCTCGACGCCCCGCTCACCGGCGAACTCTCCGCCCTGGGCCAGGGCATCAAGAACTCCGCCGACCTCGCCGTGAAGATCGCCAACAAACAGAACGAGGTCGAAGGAGTCACCTTCGAGCTGCGGCCCCTCGACGACAAGGCACTGCCCAACGCCGGCCAGCAGAACGCCACCAAGCTCGCCGGTGACAAGGAAGTGCTCGGCATCGTCGGCCCGCTGAACTCCGGCGTCGCCCAGTCGATGCAGCAGGTCGCCCAGTCCAACGGCGTCACCCTCATCTCCCCGGCCAACACCACGCCCGACCTCTCCCAGGGCAAGAACTGGAAGAAGAACGAGCGCAAGCGCCAGTTCTCCACCTACTTCCGCACCGCCACCACCGACGAGGTCCAGGGCGCGTTCGACGGCCAGTACGCCTTCGAGAAGATGAAGGTCAAGACCGCCTACGTCATCGACGACCAGAAGACCTACGGCGTCGGCCTCGCCTCCTCCTTCAAGGACCAGTTCACCAAGCTCGGCGGCAAGATCGTCGGCACCGAGCACGTCAGCCCCGACGACCGTGACTTCAAGGCCGTCGTCGCCAAGGCCAAGAGCGCCGACCCCGACCTCGTCTTCTACGGCGGCGAGTACCCGGCCTCCGGCCCCCTCAGCCAGCAGCTCAAGGACGGCGGCGTCAACGTACCTCTCATGGGCGGCGACGGCATGTACAGCGCCGACTACATCGAACTGAACAAGAAGGCGCAGGGCGACTACGCGTCCTCCGTCGGCAAGCCCGTCGAGCAGCTGGAATCCGCCAAGAAGTTCATCGCCGACTACAAGGCCGCCGGCTACAAGGACGCCTACGAGGCCTACGGCGGCTCCACCTACGACGCCACCTGGGCCCTCATCCAGGCCGTCAAGCAGGTCGTCGCCGACAACAACGGCAAGCTGCCCGAGGACGCCCGCAAGAAGGTCGTCGACGCCATGAACAAGGTCTCCTTCGACGGCGTCACCGGCAAGGTCGCCTTCGACAAGTACGGCGACACCACCAACACCATGATCACGGCCTACCAGGTCGACGACAAGCAGTGGAAGGCGCGCTTCAGCGCCGAGTTCAAGAAGTTCGACAAGAGCTGA
- a CDS encoding branched-chain amino acid ABC transporter permease, producing the protein MNELPQQLANGLILGAMYGLIAIGYTMVYGIVQLINFAHGEIFMVGGFGALTVYLALPPGMSLMLALPFMLIGGIVVSVLVGVAAERFAYRPLRGAPRLAPLITAIGLSIALQQAVWKWYPDAKKARVFPQFKGDAFDVLGATVQRGDLFVLIAAPLCMIALGFFVSKTRSGRAMQATAQDRDTAALMGINTDRIIVLAFAIGAAFAGVAAVAYGLRTGEVQFRMGFIMGLKAFTAAVLGGIGNIYGAMLGGVVLGIAEALATAYVEFIPGMTQFGGGAWKDVWAFVLLILVLLLRPQGLLGERVADRA; encoded by the coding sequence GTGAACGAACTGCCGCAACAGCTGGCCAACGGACTCATCCTCGGCGCGATGTACGGACTCATCGCGATCGGCTACACGATGGTCTACGGCATCGTCCAGCTCATCAACTTCGCCCACGGCGAGATCTTCATGGTCGGCGGCTTCGGCGCGCTGACCGTCTACCTCGCCCTTCCCCCCGGTATGTCCCTGATGCTGGCCCTTCCCTTCATGCTCATCGGCGGCATCGTCGTGTCGGTGCTCGTCGGCGTAGCAGCGGAACGATTCGCCTATCGGCCCCTGCGCGGCGCGCCCCGCCTCGCCCCCCTCATCACCGCCATCGGCCTGTCCATCGCACTCCAGCAGGCCGTCTGGAAGTGGTACCCCGACGCCAAGAAGGCCCGGGTCTTCCCCCAGTTCAAGGGCGACGCCTTCGACGTCCTGGGCGCCACCGTCCAGCGCGGCGACCTCTTCGTCCTCATCGCCGCCCCGCTCTGCATGATCGCCCTCGGCTTCTTCGTCTCCAAAACCCGCAGTGGCCGCGCCATGCAGGCCACCGCCCAGGACCGCGACACCGCGGCACTCATGGGCATCAACACCGACCGCATCATCGTCCTCGCCTTCGCCATCGGCGCGGCCTTCGCCGGCGTCGCCGCGGTCGCCTACGGACTGCGCACCGGCGAGGTCCAGTTCCGCATGGGCTTCATCATGGGCCTGAAGGCGTTCACCGCGGCCGTACTCGGCGGCATCGGCAACATCTACGGCGCCATGCTCGGCGGCGTCGTCCTCGGCATCGCCGAAGCCCTCGCCACCGCCTACGTCGAATTCATCCCCGGCATGACCCAGTTCGGCGGCGGAGCCTGGAAAGACGTCTGGGCCTTCGTCCTCCTCATCCTCGTACTCCTCCTGCGGCCACAAGGCCTCCTGGGCGAACGCGTCGCGGATCGGGCGTGA